gcagcagcagcaggttgaCACTCCGGAGCAACCAGCTGGCGGTGCCTCGCACCATCAGCCTCCCGACTTCGCCGACACCGTCGGTCTCTGCTTCGAGTATGGACCGCCGTCGGTGCGTCGCTGGGCTCCGACGATGCGCGCTGCCGTAAACATCTTCATCTGCGTCACACAGCTCGGCTTCTGCTGCATCTACTTCGTGTTCATCTCGTCGAACTTCAAGCAAATCGCCGACCGGCACGGCTTCGTGCTCGATGTGCACCTGCAtatggtgctgctgctcgtgcCGATCGTGCTCACCTCCATCATCACCAAGCTGAAGTTCCTGTCGTACTGCTCGCTCACCGCCAACGTGTTCATGACGTTCGGCATCGGCATCACGTTCTACTACGCGCTGCAGGACCTGCCGTCGCCGAGCGAGCGCAACTACGTCGGGCAGATCGACCAGCTGCCGCTGTTCTTCGGCACCGCCATCTTTGCGTTCGAGGGCATCGCCCTGGTGCTGCCGCTGCAGAACGAGATGAAGAACCCGCACGACTTCCGCAAGCCGTTCGGTGTGCTGAACCTCGGTAGTGTCTTCATCGTGGCGCTCTTCACCGTGTTCGGCTTCATCGGGTACCTCAAGTGGGGCGAGGAGGTCGAGGGAAGCATGACGCTCAATCTGCCCGACAACGAGATGTAAGTACGGCACACACGGTTCTATCTCCATTTGAGTATACACCTGTAGTCATTTGTTCAGGATCCCGTGGTCTACTATAAGGCTCCCTCCCTCTAACCATTTTCTACTCTATCCTCAAGCACTGTTGGACAAGGTCAGAACAGGAAAACTGTCAGGACTTCTTTAGAATACCTGGTTCCTGGAAGATTCCAAACCTTGATTGGGATCCGTTTCTTTGTTACGAAACTTCacttgagattcgaatctctcCTTGCCCGCTGTGGAGACTCTTCATCTCACtcatttgggattcgaatacCTGGCACGGAATCCCAAATCTCTGTGTCGACTACTACTACGGgttttttcagatgatatcaaaacagtagcagcattatttctaactgcagcacatgattcTCCAACAgcatcagttgattttataatgcGAGCAAATGTATGATACCTGTGTTAGAAGAAACGATAGTCACGTTTTTCATTGAAGAGGTGCACCTTGCCTCACCTTATCTTAGTACAACTCGCTGATCTCTTTCatcatctctctctctatttccGCCTCGGAACTCGACAGCTTGGCAGAGAGCGTGAAGGCGATGATCGCGACCGGTGTGCTGCTCGGGTACGCCCTCCAGTTCTTCGTCGCCATCATGATCATGTGGCCGATGGTCCAGAGCCGCTTCACAATCGCCCGCACCCATCCCATCCGCTCCGAAATGGCGTTCCGCGTGCTGCTGGTCCTGCTCACTTGTAAGTTGCCTTTTCAAACCTTTCACTCCAGGTCCCCAGATCCTCACAGGTTTCCATTTCCGTTGCCAGTCCTCATCGCCGAGTGCGTGCCGAAGTTGTCGCTGTTCATATCGCTCATCGGCGCGTTCTGCTCGTCGGCCCTGGCGCTCATGTTTCCGCCGGTCATCGAGCTGATCGTGGCCTACTCTCCGGTGGGGCAGAAGCCGAGCCGCTGGCTGCTGGTGAAAAACGCACTGATCTTGCTGCTGGCCGTGCTGGGCTTCGCCACCGGCACCTACGAGAGTGTCTCGAAGATCATCGCCGAAGTCTAAGGTGTCTCGGGAGCGACGCCAATGACTACTACTATTATTCTATTCTAACGTAAACGTAGATGTTATTTATGAACTATATTTATCGAGCTGCTGCTAGCGCTACTTATCAGTATATGTACACGTGCCGTGTGTATGGTGCGACTGTTTTTCGGCAGTAAATTTAAAAGACAGGGCTACTTCGTGTTGACGCTACGTAAGAATGACGTTTTCGGACAACCAGCGGGAACATATTTCGGCCGTTTTTCGATAAATGTTCTGCCTACCGGTTCGCATTGTTCGTTTGCTCGAAAGACCCACACCGGTACGAAAACTCATGGAACCGGTTGATGCCGATCCAAATTCCACTTGCTCAATCGGATCCCCACTGGAACTCGGAACATTTATCGCTGTATGCCCGTATCGTAGCAGTACGACCGTGCGTctaggaaacaaaacaagcagaGGTCACCGAGCGAAACAAACAATACTCTCCCGAAACCAGTGATACTCATCCCGCGATGGTGCCATATTTGATGTCCTCAACGCTAGCCCGTTTTGCCTGAACCCGTTGCGTTGTGTGCTTGACTAATCGTTCGATGAGATTCGTTCATTTCAATGGCGAGTGTCACTAGATGCAAATCAAATCCTGAATCTCATGCTGAGATTCACACATTTGATTCTGCTCCACATTCGAATCTCCTTGACTGCCTTAATTTTCGCTTTCAATTGTTCAATGCGTATTGATTTGATGTTCGATTTTCTGGGCATCAAAtggtttcactttcgttttgtACGTCGGTTGCTGCGACTCTCAATTCTTCCTAATAGTTTTAATATTGCTAATTGTAATATGGAATGTTCAAAGTAATAACCATTTATTATGCACTTTTGCAACCTCATTTACCTTCAAAAGACCATTTTGTCTATCCATCTTGAAATTTAGCTTCGGA
This region of Anopheles coustani chromosome X, idAnoCousDA_361_x.2, whole genome shotgun sequence genomic DNA includes:
- the LOC131269013 gene encoding proton-coupled amino acid transporter-like protein CG1139 codes for the protein MPVAISVEEYHGPLGVYRTQEQRAGNHGGLPMSDLHPKPEEGRYTVHHHHHRERPGHDYAEDVITVQGVQPHHKTSYGETLMHLFKGNIGTGCYAMGDAFKNGGLVMATLLTLLLGFVCVHCQHVLINCANVMAERRRQREAQEQQQQPQQQQVDTPEQPAGGASHHQPPDFADTVGLCFEYGPPSVRRWAPTMRAAVNIFICVTQLGFCCIYFVFISSNFKQIADRHGFVLDVHLHMVLLLVPIVLTSIITKLKFLSYCSLTANVFMTFGIGITFYYALQDLPSPSERNYVGQIDQLPLFFGTAIFAFEGIALVLPLQNEMKNPHDFRKPFGVLNLGSVFIVALFTVFGFIGYLKWGEEVEGSMTLNLPDNEILAESVKAMIATGVLLGYALQFFVAIMIMWPMVQSRFTIARTHPIRSEMAFRVLLVLLTFLIAECVPKLSLFISLIGAFCSSALALMFPPVIELIVAYSPVGQKPSRWLLVKNALILLLAVLGFATGTYESVSKIIAEV